GCAGCCGCAGCCGCTCCGTTCCCTCCACTAGGAAAGCGGAGCCACCTCAGGGTTGCTGGGCGGGACGAGTCTCGCTGTCTCTCAGCACTATTGGCTGTGCCTGCTGATTGGCGGGTCCCTGCGCCTATGCGGAGGAAGCTCTCCGGCGGTCCGTCGAGCCGTGCGCCAATGAGCGGGCGGTGCAGGCGCGGtgcggcggtgccggcggcggGGCGATGAGAGCGGCGGTGCGGGCGGCGTGGCGGATCGGAACCGGCGCCGCTCtgcgaggccgggccgggcgcccGCTCAGCCAGGCGGCCGGGGACGGCGGCGGGGCtgagggcggcggcggctcgGGGTCGCGGGAGGCGGTGGAGCGGCTGGTGCGGGAGCACCCGGTGGTGGTGTTCATGAAGGGCAGCCCGGCGCAGCCGCTCTGCGGCTTCAGCAACGCCGTGGTGCAGATCCTGCGGCTGCACGGCGTGGAGGATTACCGCGCCCACGACGTGCTGCAGGACCCCGACCTCCGCCAAGGTCAGCGCCCGAGTCACCTCTGGGTGCCGCCTCCGCGGGGCCTGGCGGGGGCAGAGCCGGGGCCGGCTCCCCTGGAGAAGGGCCCTCGGGAGCTGCCGGCAGGTCGGGCTTGTCTTAGCGCCGCTGGCCTCGGGCACTGCGGGAGTGGGCCCTGCCCGCTTGTCCCACCTGTAACTTGCCCCTTCTGGCTTTGTTGGGTGGGCTGGGTTGGGCTCTGTTATTTTTTAACGAGGCCAGATGGTGGGGAGAAGGGCagcggagctggggaagggtcggGAGCCCGTGTCCTGTGAGGAGCGGCCGAGGGGGTTTGGCGGTGTTTCACCTGGAGGAGTGCCATGGTGCATGGGACCGGCCGCCTTACTACTCTATAGCTGCATGAacggaggctgtagccaggtggggatcggcctcttctcccaggcaacaagcgacaggacaagaggacagttgtaagttgtgccaggggagcctTAGTTTGGATACtaagaggaatttcttcacagaaggggTGATtaggcactgggatgggctgcccagggaggtgttggagtcaccgtccctggaggtgtttaaggaaagactggacgTGGCACatagtgccatggtctagttgacagGATGGTGTTCAGTCTGTTCAGTCGTGGGTTGGGCTctatgatctcagaggtcttttctaacctaattaattctgtgattctgtttggTGTTGGTAGAACTGGAAGTGTATCGCAGAGATGTGCCATTGAGGTTGCTGTCCAGATgccctggtttggtttttgtgaCCCTTGTAGTGTTCAAGACGTCTCAGTTATCAGCAGAGTGCAGTTGTGGGTGCAGGGTGATGACTGGAGATCAGGCTCTTTGTGCCATGCTGCCTTGCCTGGGTCAGAGATAGAGAGCTGCATTAAAGACCCTGAAATACTTCCTTATCAGGTTTTGTCTTCCCTGTGAACAGTATGGTGAAATTTCACGTATGGCTTTGACTTGCATTACTTGATTcccagctggcactgcctgctgggATTCTCTTGATGAAGTGCAAATTTATGTTAATCATTTGCACAATAAATACTTAGTAATAGTTTCACTATTACTGCACTGGTGGTAGTAGCTGTTCTAGATAAGGTTTTTTTGCCAGTTGTGGAAAGCTAGTAATCTGTTCTGGTAATGCTTTTCATCTTTCCCTCTTCAATGAGCATAGCTGATTGTTGAGGTTTTATGTGGCTATTtgagaaagttaaaaaaaaatacatgcaaGTACATAGTAATTAGTCTTGTATGTGTGTGGCATTAACAGTTCTTGCCCAGAATACACTAAAATGTGCTGTAAAGCCACGTGCTGGCATGTATCAGGTGACTTTGTTCTCCTTTGGTTTTGGTGTCATCTGACTAACTCAGTTTTTTATTAGCTCCTAGctaaaaagctgatttttccaGTCCTTATTTGCTTTTCAATTCATAACTATAATAGTTGGTATGGTATAAAAGCTTAGATACTGGAGTTTCTGTGTAATGACATCTTTTGTTAATGAAGATTGATTTTGTTCAAGTAAATGTTCCTCTGCCTTTGCAGGTGAATCATGGTAATTTTCTAAACTGTTTACATATCTGAATTTATTAATTGTACAGTTTGCTAGTACAAACTCTTATCTCTTCTCAAAGTTCATAAACTAAAAAGGAGCAAACAAACCCCTGAAATCAAACCATCAGCATTTCACTTTTGCTTGAGGGGACTTTTGTGAGCCTCTGAATGGGCAGTGCCTTTATAAGTTATAGTCCCTGAGCATTTGACCATGTGAATAGATAGTATTTTCTTTCtatgtaatttaaatttttcctCCACATGAACTCGGGCTTGTGCTGGGCAAGGAGAGAGGTTATTGCCCTCCTGGCTACcagagctttaaattgaaaTTAGTGTCTTGATCAAGCCCTCCAGTGTCTAAGCTACACAGAATGCAGTTACGGAGTGTACCCTTGCACAATGTCCTGCTGGTTCTCAGGTGCTTAAAGGAGTTGTTCTGGTCCTTTCCATGCACCAGCTTTGGCACCTGTCCAGCTGTGCAGAGGGCCAGCTCATTTTATTAACTGGATCACTGGGCCTGCAAGTTGAAGCAGCAGTTTGTACGGTGAGCTGAATGCCAGAGCCAGCACAAGGAACAGAGCTTTGAGGAGTTGGGGagtggcacagccacagcagaatTCTTGTACTGCTTCAGCTGTATTACCTACTGCACCCCAAAAAGCCAGGATGTGCCTGCTTCTGTGGGTGGCAATTTCAGACAGAGGGAAGGACAGGGCTGCTCAAAGTTGTAGTTGTCTAAGTTGCCAACCCTATTTCAGCAGTGACTGCCTGAAGGGCAGGATCTGGCCTCGAGTGCCAAACATTTAGACATGCACCATGTGAGCCTTTCCTAGGCTCTCTCTGTGAACCTAATCTGCTCTGCATGGGGGCTGGTGAGGGGGCGTGGAACCTTTAGCTGTGGAAGTATCAAGTACATCAGCAAAGGACTGATCTGCAAGGAGATGACTGTGTGAGAGCTGACCACCAGCTTTGTGTTCACCTAAACctaacttcagtgtttcaataAATGTGTGGTTGTACATTTGTAGTAGGGGCAGGCTGTTGGAGAAAGGGTAATTCAGTCATGTCTGGGTTGCTTGTTGGTTTCTTGCCTGTATCTATTGAAACACCTTATTTTTAGCTAGTTATAGTTCAATTGGTGAAACGTACACTGTGCTCAAGTATGGCAAGCTGTAAAGCTGGAACAACTCCCCTGCTTGCCTCTTTACCTAAAAACTCACATCTGTGAAACTAAAGTTATTGGTACTTCATGTGATCTGTCTGAACTTGAGCTGAAGGTAGACTTTCCTGAC
The Agelaius phoeniceus isolate bAgePho1 chromosome 6, bAgePho1.hap1, whole genome shotgun sequence DNA segment above includes these coding regions:
- the GLRX5 gene encoding glutaredoxin-related protein 5, mitochondrial, yielding MRAAVRAAWRIGTGAALRGRAGRPLSQAAGDGGGAEGGGGSGSREAVERLVREHPVVVFMKGSPAQPLCGFSNAVVQILRLHGVEDYRAHDVLQDPDLRQGIKNYSNWPTIPQVYLNGEFVGGCDILLQMHQNGDLVEELKKLGIRSALLDAEKDQEKK